From the genome of Halomonas sp. I5-271120, one region includes:
- a CDS encoding sigma-54 dependent transcriptional regulator has protein sequence MSRILIVEDESIIRSALKRLLERHGHEVSEAASVAEAETLDPQRFSLVISDLRLPGEPGTAMIERAAPVPVLIMTSYASMRSAVDALKQGAVDYVAKPFDHAELLETVDRALREHGGEPPAPDTASEAAPQTMIGDCPAMQVVYTRIRKTAPADVTVLIQGESGTGKELVARAIHRQSKRIKAPLICVNCAAIPETLIESELFGHEKGAFTGASAARTGLVEAADGGTLFLDEIGELPLDAQARLLRVLQEGEIRKIGSVETRHVDVRLIAATHRDLQALSKTGEFRLDLYYRLNVMQIDLPPLREREDDILTITDVLLEAACRRHDRQGLKLSRSARREIRDYLWPGNVRELENALERGVILAEGHLIHPDDLGLRPVSASARPTVSPAASKDDVATPEDLSEEDLSLEDYFQHFVLEHQEEMSETELAQKLGISRKCLWERRQRLGIPRKRSARSRQA, from the coding sequence ATGAGCCGGATTCTGATCGTTGAAGACGAAAGCATCATCCGCAGCGCCCTGAAGCGGCTGCTGGAGCGCCATGGCCACGAGGTCAGCGAAGCCGCTTCGGTAGCCGAGGCCGAAACGCTAGACCCCCAGCGTTTTTCCCTGGTGATCAGCGACCTGCGCCTGCCCGGTGAACCCGGCACCGCGATGATCGAGCGCGCAGCACCGGTGCCGGTGCTGATCATGACCAGCTACGCCAGCATGCGCTCGGCCGTCGATGCCCTGAAACAAGGCGCGGTCGACTACGTCGCCAAACCCTTCGACCATGCCGAGCTACTCGAGACGGTAGACCGGGCACTGCGCGAGCATGGCGGCGAGCCCCCTGCGCCTGACACAGCCAGCGAGGCCGCGCCTCAGACGATGATCGGCGACTGCCCGGCCATGCAGGTGGTCTATACCCGGATCCGCAAGACCGCTCCGGCGGACGTCACGGTGCTGATCCAGGGAGAGTCGGGCACCGGCAAGGAACTGGTGGCCCGCGCCATTCACCGCCAGAGCAAGCGCATCAAGGCACCGCTGATCTGCGTCAACTGCGCGGCGATTCCCGAGACGCTGATCGAATCCGAACTGTTCGGCCACGAGAAGGGAGCCTTCACCGGTGCCAGCGCTGCCCGCACCGGTCTGGTCGAGGCCGCCGACGGCGGCACCCTGTTTCTGGATGAGATCGGCGAGCTGCCGCTGGATGCCCAGGCCCGGCTGCTGCGCGTGCTGCAGGAGGGCGAGATCCGCAAGATCGGCTCGGTGGAAACCCGTCATGTCGATGTGCGCCTGATCGCCGCCACCCACCGCGACCTGCAGGCACTGTCGAAGACCGGCGAGTTTCGCCTCGATCTTTACTATCGCCTCAACGTGATGCAAATCGACCTGCCGCCGCTGCGCGAGCGCGAAGACGATATCCTGACCATCACCGACGTGTTGCTCGAAGCCGCCTGCCGCCGCCATGACCGCCAGGGGCTCAAGCTATCGCGCAGCGCACGCCGCGAGATCCGCGACTACCTCTGGCCCGGCAATGTCCGTGAGCTCGAGAACGCCCTCGAGCGGGGCGTGATCCTCGCCGAAGGCCACCTGATCCATCCCGATGACCTGGGGCTGCGGCCCGTGTCAGCCTCGGCTCGGCCCACCGTGAGCCCCGCGGCATCGAAAGATGACGTGGCTACACCTGAGGACCTCAGCGAGGAAGACCTGTCGCTGGAGGACTACTTCCAGCACTTCGTGCTCGAACATCAGGAAGAGATGAGCGAGACCGAACTGGCCCAAAAGCTCGGCATCAGCCGCAAATGCCTGTGGGAGCGCCGGCAGCGCCTGGGCATACCCCGAAAGCGCAGCGCCCGCAGCCGGCAGGCCTGA
- a CDS encoding ATP-binding protein has product MNAEGLSPLLLVGGGYLALLFLCALAVERRWVPSRLVHHPAVYTLALGVYASAWAVYGSVELAGRVGYGYLAYYLGAAGAVLLAPVLLLPIQRLTRTYQLASLADLFAFRFRSRWVGTLITVISAMAVLPLLALQVQTLGQAIQQLTGTASPALAALGFCLVIALFAVLFGARHTHLNAHQDTLLAVIAVESLVKLAAMLALGAFALFGIFDGPSDLQAWLEGPGLVHQAGVSELDSGQWRTLLLLFFAAAFLMPHMFHLTFAERLSPRALLQAGWSLPLYLLLMALPVPLILWGAQRVGIAPPGLESAYLAFALSASPWVDALVFLAGLAAASGTLIIIAMALSGMILNHLVLVAHPPDHRGDLYRWLRWLRRALVVAVILSGWLYYRTLGLAHDLTTLGIASFSGMAQCLPGLLALLYWPGANRKGMVSGLLVGTGLWMVGLWLPLVTGLSPWVLVPPGLESLSSAPAWYAVTLVALTANGLILILVSLLTRTSAGERTAAEACAADPVIRPKRLALTVTHGEDFKHHLAPALGADVAEREVERALAALELTSWDRRPYALRRLRDRIQANLSGLMGPSVAQDIVDRCLPYRRDGAGLEKEAVDDIHFVESRLEAYRSRLTGLARELDGLRRYHRRTLTQLPIGLCAFGDDDELLMWNDALTALSGIDGEHVVGARRDSLPEPWGELLGRLLSNGQRHLYKQPVTLSGTTRYLSLHQATLDAEDDPYGGRVILVEDHSEMKWLEDELVHAARLASIGQLAAGVAHEIGNPITGISSLAQNLRYDTDDPALLETADQIQTLTERVSRIVGSLVGFAHGGHQESAGRYATVNPRELTNEALHLIQLARTGQDVVYHNHCPADLELEADAQRMVQVMINLLGNARDASPTNGAIEIDARRLADGEGRNGIEWSVTDAGTGIDARVRDHLFEPFTTTKAPGEGTGLGLALVYGILADHQGRIHIESPPTGRESGTRIVMWLPVSRPPLSKEDNELPHEPDSDR; this is encoded by the coding sequence ATGAACGCTGAAGGCCTGTCTCCCTTGCTGCTGGTAGGCGGTGGCTATCTTGCGCTACTTTTCCTGTGTGCCCTGGCAGTGGAACGGCGCTGGGTTCCCTCGCGTCTCGTGCACCACCCGGCGGTCTATACCCTGGCGCTTGGCGTCTATGCCAGCGCCTGGGCGGTGTACGGCAGCGTGGAACTGGCCGGCCGGGTCGGCTATGGCTATCTGGCCTACTATCTGGGGGCCGCCGGTGCCGTCCTGCTGGCACCGGTGCTGCTGCTGCCGATCCAACGCCTGACCCGCACCTACCAGTTGGCGTCACTGGCCGACCTGTTCGCCTTCCGCTTCCGCTCGCGCTGGGTCGGCACCCTGATCACCGTGATCAGCGCCATGGCGGTGCTGCCGCTGCTGGCACTGCAGGTGCAGACCCTGGGCCAGGCAATCCAGCAGCTCACCGGCACAGCGTCGCCGGCGCTTGCCGCGCTAGGGTTCTGCCTGGTGATCGCCTTGTTCGCGGTGCTCTTTGGCGCGCGTCACACTCACCTCAACGCCCATCAAGACACCCTGCTTGCCGTCATCGCCGTGGAGTCGCTGGTCAAGCTCGCCGCCATGCTGGCGCTGGGGGCCTTCGCCCTGTTCGGCATCTTCGATGGCCCGAGCGACCTGCAGGCCTGGCTCGAAGGCCCGGGGCTTGTCCATCAGGCCGGCGTCAGCGAGCTAGATTCGGGGCAGTGGCGCACCCTGCTGCTGCTGTTCTTCGCCGCCGCCTTTCTGATGCCGCACATGTTCCACCTGACCTTCGCCGAGCGCCTGTCCCCGCGTGCGCTGCTGCAGGCCGGCTGGAGTCTGCCGCTTTATCTATTGCTGATGGCCCTGCCGGTGCCGCTAATCCTGTGGGGCGCCCAGCGCGTGGGTATCGCCCCGCCGGGGCTTGAGAGCGCCTATCTGGCCTTCGCCCTGTCCGCCTCGCCGTGGGTAGATGCGCTGGTCTTCCTGGCCGGCCTCGCCGCGGCCAGCGGCACCCTGATCATCATTGCCATGGCCCTGTCGGGGATGATCCTCAATCACCTGGTGCTGGTCGCCCACCCGCCGGATCACCGAGGCGATCTGTACCGCTGGCTGCGCTGGCTGCGGCGGGCGCTGGTGGTGGCGGTGATTCTCTCAGGCTGGCTCTACTATCGCACCCTGGGGCTTGCCCATGACCTGACGACCCTCGGAATCGCCTCCTTCTCCGGCATGGCCCAATGCCTGCCGGGGTTGTTGGCACTGCTCTACTGGCCCGGCGCCAACCGCAAGGGCATGGTCAGTGGGCTGCTGGTGGGTACGGGCCTGTGGATGGTGGGCCTGTGGCTGCCGCTGGTCACTGGTCTGTCGCCCTGGGTGCTGGTGCCGCCCGGCCTGGAGAGCCTGTCGAGCGCGCCCGCCTGGTACGCCGTGACGCTGGTGGCGCTGACCGCCAACGGTCTGATCCTGATTCTCGTCTCGCTGCTGACTCGCACCTCGGCAGGCGAACGAACCGCCGCCGAGGCCTGCGCGGCGGACCCGGTGATTCGCCCCAAGCGCCTGGCGCTGACCGTCACCCACGGCGAAGACTTCAAGCATCATCTCGCCCCGGCGCTGGGGGCCGACGTCGCCGAGCGCGAGGTCGAACGCGCCCTGGCGGCACTAGAGCTGACGTCCTGGGATCGGCGCCCCTATGCCCTGCGCCGGCTGCGTGATCGTATCCAGGCCAATCTTTCGGGGCTGATGGGCCCGTCGGTGGCCCAGGACATCGTTGATCGTTGCCTGCCCTATCGTCGCGACGGAGCAGGACTAGAAAAAGAGGCGGTTGACGACATTCACTTCGTCGAAAGCCGCCTGGAAGCCTATCGCTCGCGACTCACCGGCCTCGCCCGAGAGCTCGACGGCCTGCGTCGCTACCATCGCCGCACCCTCACCCAGCTCCCCATCGGCCTGTGCGCCTTCGGCGACGACGATGAACTGCTGATGTGGAACGACGCCCTGACCGCGCTCTCCGGCATCGACGGCGAGCACGTCGTCGGCGCCCGCCGAGATAGCCTGCCTGAGCCCTGGGGCGAGCTACTCGGGCGCCTGCTCAGCAACGGCCAGCGTCATCTCTACAAGCAGCCGGTGACGCTTTCCGGCACCACGCGCTACCTGAGCCTGCACCAGGCCACGCTGGATGCCGAGGACGACCCCTATGGCGGCCGGGTGATTCTGGTCGAGGATCACAGCGAGATGAAGTGGCTCGAGGACGAGCTGGTGCACGCCGCCCGGCTGGCCTCGATCGGCCAACTGGCCGCCGGAGTCGCCCATGAAATCGGCAATCCCATCACCGGCATCTCTTCGCTGGCCCAGAACCTGCGCTACGACACCGATGACCCCGCGCTGCTGGAGACCGCCGACCAGATCCAGACCCTCACCGAGCGCGTCTCGCGCATCGTCGGCTCGTTGGTCGGCTTCGCCCACGGCGGCCATCAGGAGAGCGCCGGGCGCTATGCCACGGTCAACCCCCGCGAACTCACCAATGAGGCGCTTCACTTGATCCAGTTGGCACGCACGGGTCAGGATGTGGTCTATCACAATCATTGCCCCGCTGACCTAGAGCTGGAGGCTGATGCCCAGCGTATGGTCCAGGTGATGATCAACCTGCTGGGCAACGCCCGCGATGCCAGCCCCACCAACGGCGCGATAGAGATCGATGCCCGGCGTCTTGCAGATGGCGAGGGCCGTAATGGCATAGAATGGAGCGTGACCGATGCCGGCACGGGCATCGATGCCAGGGTCCGCGATCATCTTTTCGAGCCCTTCACCACCACCAAGGCGCCCGGCGAGGGCACCGGCCTGGGCCTCGCACTGGTCTATGGCATCCTGGCCGACCACCAGGGACGGATCCATATAGAATCGCCTCCCACCGGGCGCGAAAGCGGCACCCGCATCGTCATGTGGCTACCTGTCAGCAGGCCACCACTGAGCAAAGAGGACAACGAGCTCCCCCATGAGCCGGATTCTGATCGTTGA
- the folK gene encoding 2-amino-4-hydroxy-6-hydroxymethyldihydropteridine diphosphokinase, giving the protein MLSHAYIGLGSNLDGPRDHIERALRELDGLKLTHLIAASSCYASRPVGPQDQPDFINAVALIETRLSPLALLDQLQALEQRHARVRRRHWGPRTLDLDLLLYNDQCLDHPRLRLPHPEIANRAFVVVPLHELAPTLELPGLGSLAVLPAWQDADDLRALLPQR; this is encoded by the coding sequence ATGCTGTCGCACGCCTATATCGGCCTTGGCAGCAACCTCGACGGCCCGCGCGATCACATCGAGCGGGCGCTTCGTGAGCTCGACGGCCTGAAGCTGACCCACCTGATAGCCGCGTCATCCTGTTACGCGAGTCGTCCGGTGGGTCCCCAGGACCAACCCGACTTCATCAATGCCGTGGCCCTCATCGAGACCCGGCTGTCGCCTCTCGCGTTACTCGATCAGTTGCAGGCCCTCGAACAGCGCCACGCCAGAGTGCGACGTCGCCACTGGGGGCCGCGCACCCTGGATCTCGACCTGCTGCTGTACAACGATCAGTGCCTGGACCACCCACGCCTGCGCCTGCCGCATCCCGAGATTGCCAATCGCGCCTTCGTGGTGGTGCCTCTTCACGAATTGGCACCGACCCTCGAGCTGCCGGGCCTGGGTTCTCTGGCAGTGCTCCCCGCCTGGCAGGACGCTGACGACTTGCGGGCACTGTTACCCCAAAGGTAG
- a CDS encoding acetyl-CoA C-acetyltransferase: MQDVVIVAARRTAVGTFGGSLADIPASELGALVIKDILKQTGVAGDQVDEVLLGQVLTAGVGQNPARQAAIKAGLPDGVPAMTINKVCGSGLKALHLATQAIRCGDAELILAGGQENMSASPHVLPHSRTGQRMGDWKAIDTMVHDGLWDAFNDYHMGITAENLAEKYGITREEMDAFAAASQQKATAAIEAGKFKSQIVPVEIPQRKGDPVVFDTDEGPRPGVTAEKLGGMRPAFKKDGTVTAGNASSINDGAAVVMLCSAEKAKALGLEPLARIKAYANAGVDPAIMGIGPAPATRRCLDKAGWAIGELDLIEANEAFAAQALSVNKELGWDTDKINVNGGAIAIGHPIGASGCRVLVTLVHEMIARDAKKGLATLCIGGGQGVALAIER, encoded by the coding sequence ATGCAAGACGTGGTGATTGTCGCGGCCCGCCGCACTGCCGTTGGCACCTTCGGTGGTTCGCTCGCCGACATTCCTGCAAGCGAGCTGGGTGCCTTGGTCATCAAGGATATCCTCAAGCAGACCGGCGTCGCGGGTGATCAGGTCGACGAAGTACTGCTCGGCCAGGTCCTGACCGCCGGTGTCGGCCAGAACCCGGCGCGCCAGGCCGCCATCAAGGCCGGCCTGCCCGACGGCGTACCGGCCATGACCATCAACAAGGTCTGCGGCTCCGGCCTCAAGGCGCTGCATCTGGCGACGCAGGCGATCCGCTGTGGCGACGCCGAGCTGATCCTCGCCGGCGGCCAGGAAAACATGTCCGCGTCGCCCCACGTGCTGCCGCACTCACGCACCGGCCAGCGCATGGGCGACTGGAAGGCCATCGATACCATGGTCCATGACGGCCTGTGGGATGCCTTCAACGACTATCACATGGGCATCACTGCCGAGAATTTGGCCGAGAAGTACGGCATCACCCGCGAGGAGATGGACGCCTTCGCCGCTGCCTCCCAGCAGAAGGCCACCGCTGCCATCGAGGCCGGCAAGTTCAAGAGCCAGATCGTCCCGGTCGAGATTCCCCAGCGCAAGGGCGACCCGGTGGTCTTCGACACCGACGAAGGCCCGCGTCCGGGTGTGACCGCCGAGAAGCTTGGTGGCATGCGCCCGGCCTTCAAGAAGGACGGCACCGTGACCGCCGGCAACGCTTCCTCCATCAACGACGGCGCCGCAGTGGTCATGCTGTGCTCCGCCGAGAAGGCCAAGGCGCTGGGGCTCGAACCGCTGGCTCGCATCAAGGCCTACGCCAACGCCGGCGTCGACCCGGCGATCATGGGCATCGGCCCGGCGCCGGCAACCCGTCGCTGCCTCGACAAGGCGGGCTGGGCCATCGGCGAGCTGGACCTGATCGAGGCCAACGAGGCCTTCGCCGCCCAGGCGCTGTCGGTCAACAAGGAGCTTGGTTGGGATACCGACAAGATCAACGTCAACGGCGGCGCCATCGCCATCGGCCACCCGATCGGCGCCTCCGGCTGCCGCGTGCTGGTGACCTTGGTCCACGAGATGATTGCCCGCGACGCCAAGAAGGGCCTCGCGACGCTGTGCATCGGCGGCGGGCAGGGGGTGGCGCTCGCCATCGAGCGCTGA
- the panB gene encoding 3-methyl-2-oxobutanoate hydroxymethyltransferase → MKTVTLSTLSAHKRAGETFSCLTAYDASFARAASDAGIEVLLVGDSLGMVLQGHNSTLPVTLDDICYHTRCAVRGKGASLLMVDLPFMSNASLPKLLDDAGALMRAGAELIKVEGEAWMADGIRELTRRGVPVCAHLGLTPQSVHQLGGYKVQGRDTERAEQILHDAKALQDAGASVILLECVPASLGRAVRDALEVPVIGIGAGPDVDGQILVMHDVLGITHGRTPRFVKNFMTEAEDIQDAFRRYHDAVKARRFPAEEHSF, encoded by the coding sequence ATGAAAACCGTCACCTTGAGCACGCTTTCGGCCCACAAGCGGGCGGGGGAGACCTTCAGCTGCCTGACCGCCTACGACGCCTCCTTTGCCCGCGCCGCCAGCGACGCCGGGATCGAGGTGCTGCTGGTCGGTGATTCCCTGGGCATGGTGCTGCAGGGCCACAACAGCACCCTGCCGGTCACCCTCGACGACATCTGCTATCACACCCGCTGCGCGGTCCGCGGCAAGGGTGCCAGCCTGCTGATGGTCGACCTGCCCTTCATGAGCAACGCAAGCCTGCCGAAGCTGCTTGACGATGCCGGCGCACTGATGCGCGCGGGCGCTGAGCTGATCAAGGTCGAGGGCGAGGCCTGGATGGCCGACGGCATCCGTGAACTCACCCGACGCGGCGTGCCGGTGTGCGCACACCTGGGCCTCACACCGCAGTCGGTGCATCAGCTGGGCGGCTACAAGGTACAGGGCCGTGACACCGAGCGCGCCGAACAGATTCTCCATGACGCCAAGGCACTGCAAGACGCCGGCGCCTCGGTGATCCTGCTCGAATGCGTGCCGGCAAGCCTCGGCCGCGCGGTGCGCGATGCGCTGGAGGTGCCGGTGATCGGCATTGGCGCGGGTCCCGACGTCGATGGCCAGATTCTCGTCATGCACGACGTGCTGGGCATCACCCATGGCCGTACGCCGCGCTTCGTCAAGAACTTCATGACCGAGGCCGAGGACATCCAGGACGCCTTCCGCCGCTATCACGACGCCGTCAAGGCACGCCGCTTTCCGGCCGAGGAGCACAGCTTCTGA
- the pcnB gene encoding polynucleotide adenylyltransferase PcnB produces the protein MFKGFTRFLQAPGERLKSLFSPQDAAGQTPALRVIPRDNHDVSRKLFSDAALKVLYRLHNAGFEAYLVGGSIRDSLLGKTPKDFDVATDATPEELRDLFRNSRIIGRRFRIVHVRFGREVIEVTTFRGRPGDDHGGQQSQQSQDGLLLRDNVWGNVEEDALRRDFTVNALYYNIADFSIHDWANGVRDIEARTLRLIGDPATRYREDPVRMLRAVRFAAKLDFDMDAATEAPIRELAPLLLQIPPARLFDEILKLFLAGHALDTFRALRHHGLFPMLFPEADEALEALPWAEQLMERALANTDDRIRRDRPVTPAFLIGALLWPAVTLRHQTLIDDGMPEVPALHSAAQQVVGRQLKHVSIPKRFSIPMREIWDLQMHLPKRHGKRAFQTLEHPRFRAAYDFLLLREEAGEIEPGLGTWWTAFQDADEHEQRRLLQKLGSDPAGSGGGKKRKRRPRRRRRSAAPSTSDQQD, from the coding sequence ATGTTCAAAGGATTTACCCGCTTTCTACAAGCTCCCGGTGAGCGCTTGAAGTCGCTTTTCAGCCCTCAGGATGCTGCCGGTCAGACACCCGCGCTGCGCGTGATTCCCCGCGATAACCACGACGTTTCCCGCAAGCTCTTCTCCGATGCCGCGCTGAAGGTTCTCTATCGCTTGCACAATGCAGGCTTCGAGGCGTACCTGGTCGGCGGCAGCATCCGGGATTCTCTGCTCGGCAAGACGCCCAAGGACTTCGACGTCGCCACCGATGCGACCCCCGAAGAGCTGCGCGATCTGTTCCGCAATTCGCGCATCATCGGGCGGCGCTTTCGCATCGTGCATGTGCGCTTCGGCCGCGAGGTGATCGAGGTCACCACCTTCCGCGGACGCCCTGGCGACGATCATGGCGGCCAGCAGTCACAGCAGTCCCAGGACGGCCTGCTGCTGCGTGACAACGTCTGGGGCAATGTCGAGGAAGACGCGCTGCGCCGGGACTTCACGGTCAATGCGCTCTACTACAACATTGCCGACTTCTCGATCCATGACTGGGCGAACGGCGTGCGCGACATCGAAGCGCGCACGCTGCGCCTGATCGGCGACCCGGCGACCCGCTACCGCGAAGACCCGGTGCGCATGCTGCGCGCAGTGCGCTTCGCCGCCAAGCTCGACTTCGACATGGATGCCGCCACCGAGGCGCCGATCCGCGAGCTGGCGCCGCTGCTGCTGCAGATCCCGCCGGCCCGGCTGTTCGACGAGATCCTCAAGCTGTTCCTGGCAGGTCACGCCCTGGACACCTTCCGTGCGCTGCGCCACCACGGTCTCTTCCCGATGCTCTTCCCGGAAGCCGACGAGGCACTTGAAGCCCTGCCCTGGGCCGAGCAGCTGATGGAGCGGGCGCTTGCGAACACCGATGATCGCATCCGCCGTGACCGGCCGGTGACACCGGCCTTCCTGATCGGCGCCCTGCTGTGGCCAGCCGTGACGCTTCGCCACCAGACGCTGATCGACGACGGCATGCCAGAGGTACCGGCACTGCATAGCGCCGCCCAGCAGGTGGTGGGCCGTCAGCTCAAGCATGTCTCGATCCCCAAGCGTTTCAGCATCCCGATGCGCGAAATCTGGGATCTGCAGATGCATCTACCCAAGCGCCACGGCAAGCGGGCCTTCCAGACTCTTGAGCACCCGCGCTTCCGCGCCGCCTACGACTTCCTGCTACTGCGCGAAGAAGCCGGTGAGATCGAGCCCGGCCTGGGCACCTGGTGGACTGCCTTCCAGGACGCCGACGAACACGAACAGCGCCGCCTGCTGCAGAAGCTAGGCAGCGACCCCGCCGGCAGCGGTGGCGGCAAGAAGCGCAAGCGCCGTCCGCGCAGGCGTCGGCGCAGCGCGGCACCTTCAACGTCGGACCAGCAGGACTGA
- the panC gene encoding pantoate--beta-alanine ligase, producing the protein MDTLHHVQALREALAGPRRAGQRIALVPTMGNLHAGHLALVAEARARADLVVATIFVNPLQFGPDEDLDAYPRTLAEDQAGLADAGCDLLFAPSTRELYPQGLGVQTRVRVAGVSEGLCGGSRPGHFDGVATVVSLLFNLVQPDLACFGEKDYQQLAVIRQLTHDLHFPIEIVGVPIVRAADGLALSSRNGYLSEEERTRAPGLHLTLCELREAIIAGASVADAFAAAHERLITRGFVPDYLALRRADDLGEVDADTRDAVILAAAQLGPARLIDNLTVSLSHRDG; encoded by the coding sequence ATGGACACCCTGCATCACGTCCAGGCGCTGCGTGAGGCGCTGGCCGGCCCCAGGCGCGCAGGGCAACGCATCGCCCTGGTGCCGACCATGGGCAACCTGCATGCGGGCCACCTGGCACTGGTCGCCGAGGCGCGGGCGCGCGCCGACCTGGTCGTAGCCACGATCTTCGTCAACCCCCTGCAGTTCGGCCCCGACGAGGATCTGGACGCCTACCCGCGCACCCTCGCCGAGGATCAGGCCGGGCTCGCCGACGCCGGCTGCGACCTGCTGTTCGCGCCGTCGACCCGCGAGCTCTACCCCCAGGGCCTCGGCGTGCAGACCCGAGTCCGCGTCGCCGGGGTCAGCGAGGGGCTGTGCGGCGGCTCGCGACCGGGTCACTTCGACGGCGTAGCCACCGTGGTCAGCCTGCTCTTCAACCTGGTGCAGCCGGACCTTGCCTGCTTCGGCGAGAAGGACTATCAGCAGCTGGCGGTGATTCGCCAGCTGACTCACGACCTGCACTTTCCCATCGAGATCGTCGGCGTGCCGATCGTGCGCGCGGCCGATGGCCTGGCGCTTTCATCGCGCAACGGCTATCTGAGCGAAGAGGAGCGCACCCGGGCTCCCGGCCTTCACCTCACTCTTTGCGAGCTGCGCGAAGCGATCATCGCCGGCGCCTCAGTGGCCGATGCCTTCGCCGCCGCCCATGAACGCCTGATCACGCGCGGGTTCGTGCCCGACTATCTGGCGCTGCGCCGCGCCGACGATCTCGGCGAGGTTGACGCCGACACCCGAGACGCAGTGATTCTCGCCGCGGCCCAGTTGGGGCCGGCCCGCCTGATCGACAACCTGACCGTTAGCCTGTCGCATCGCGACGGATAA
- the panD gene encoding aspartate 1-decarboxylase, protein MYTIMLKAKLHMARVTHAVLNYEGSCAIDGELLDMAGIRENEQIQIYNVEGGQRFTTYAIRAEEGSKVISVNGAAAHLASVGDRVIICSYAHYDDREVEQHQPALVYLQEGNDVSHTSHAIPVQLA, encoded by the coding sequence ATGTACACCATCATGCTCAAGGCCAAGCTGCACATGGCCCGCGTCACCCACGCCGTGCTCAACTATGAAGGCTCCTGCGCCATCGACGGCGAGCTGCTCGACATGGCCGGCATTCGCGAAAACGAGCAGATCCAGATCTATAACGTCGAGGGCGGCCAGCGCTTCACCACCTACGCCATCCGCGCCGAGGAAGGCTCCAAGGTAATCTCGGTGAACGGTGCTGCGGCCCACCTCGCAAGCGTCGGTGACCGTGTGATCATCTGCAGCTATGCCCATTACGATGATCGCGAAGTGGAGCAGCACCAGCCGGCCCTGGTCTATCTGCAGGAAGGCAACGACGTCAGCCACACCAGCCATGCCATTCCCGTCCAGCTGGCCTGA